Proteins from a single region of Desulfovibrio sp. JC022:
- the dhaK gene encoding dihydroxyacetone kinase subunit DhaK, translating into MKKLINDVENVVKEQLEGMALAHPELKVNYEPYYVVRQDAPVKGKVAIVSGGGSGHEPMHGGFVGKGMLDGACPGEVFTSPTPDQMYECAKAVDSGEGVLFMVKNYTGDVMNFEAAAELVASEGVKVQNILIDDDVAVKDSLYTAGRRGVGTTVLAEKIVGAAAEAGYDLEKCSDLCRKVNQYGRSFGVALTSCIVPAAGKPTFDLGEDEVEMGIGIHGEPGIERMPLKSVDEMTQYAAEQIIDDPAYRRTVREWNGSEWEDKELTDEPFAKGDNVIAFVNSMGGTPVSELYAVYRKLDEVCKAKGINIVRNLVGPYITSLEMQGFSITLLKVDDEMLKFWDAPAQTPGYVR; encoded by the coding sequence ATGAAAAAATTGATCAATGATGTGGAAAATGTGGTTAAGGAACAGCTTGAGGGTATGGCCCTCGCTCACCCTGAACTGAAAGTAAACTACGAACCCTACTACGTAGTTCGCCAAGATGCTCCGGTTAAAGGTAAAGTCGCTATTGTTTCCGGCGGCGGTTCCGGTCATGAGCCCATGCATGGCGGTTTTGTCGGCAAAGGTATGCTCGACGGTGCCTGCCCCGGTGAAGTCTTTACTTCCCCCACCCCTGACCAGATGTACGAATGCGCCAAGGCCGTAGACAGCGGTGAAGGCGTTCTTTTTATGGTAAAGAATTACACTGGTGATGTAATGAACTTTGAAGCCGCAGCTGAGCTGGTTGCCAGCGAAGGTGTCAAGGTCCAGAATATTTTGATTGATGATGATGTTGCAGTTAAGGACAGCCTCTACACTGCTGGTCGTCGCGGCGTAGGTACTACTGTTCTGGCTGAAAAGATTGTCGGCGCAGCTGCAGAAGCCGGCTACGACCTTGAAAAATGCTCCGATCTCTGCCGCAAGGTCAACCAGTATGGCCGCTCTTTCGGCGTGGCTCTGACTTCCTGCATTGTTCCCGCTGCAGGCAAGCCTACTTTCGACCTTGGTGAAGACGAAGTTGAAATGGGTATCGGTATCCACGGTGAGCCCGGCATCGAGCGTATGCCCCTCAAGTCTGTTGATGAAATGACCCAGTACGCAGCTGAACAGATCATTGACGATCCCGCATACCGTCGCACTGTCCGTGAATGGAACGGTAGCGAGTGGGAAGACAAAGAACTTACTGATGAGCCTTTTGCCAAGGGCGACAACGTTATCGCATTTGTTAACAGCATGGGCGGAACCCCGGTTTCCGAACTCTACGCTGTTTACAGAAAGCTTGATGAAGTCTGCAAAGCCAAGGGCATCAACATTGTCCGTAACCTTGTCGGACCTTACATCACATCTCTGGAAATGCAGGGCTTCTCTATTACTCTGCTCAAGGTAGATGATGAAATGCTCAAATTCTGGGATGCTCCGGCACAGACTCCCGGTTATGTTCGTTAA
- a CDS encoding VPLPA-CTERM sorting domain-containing protein, which translates to MIATSTVQAASITGWTHGDNISAEISTSYNSGDSSLLLTVTNTSPATSAYLRGLLFSAADTTLNLRDVTYYSNSISSPTLNVTENWSLSSPDESILNAEPMKYYDGLNTALFTGDEFGGGNPNLGLQVGWTADFLFDVDGTLNESMNNFIGRFQSINYPGMVGSDSDFAYPVPTPIPGAVWLLGAGIAGLAALRRRIRS; encoded by the coding sequence ATGATTGCGACTTCAACCGTACAAGCCGCATCAATCACCGGCTGGACTCATGGCGACAACATCAGTGCTGAAATTTCCACCAGCTATAACTCCGGCGACTCCAGCCTGCTTCTTACTGTAACCAACACATCTCCTGCAACTTCTGCCTACCTAAGAGGCCTGCTCTTTTCAGCAGCAGATACAACACTCAATCTCAGGGATGTAACTTACTACTCCAACTCAATCTCTTCTCCTACCTTAAACGTGACCGAGAACTGGTCTCTCAGCAGCCCTGACGAGTCAATACTCAATGCAGAGCCAATGAAGTACTACGACGGGTTGAATACGGCTCTTTTCACTGGTGATGAATTCGGAGGAGGCAACCCGAATCTCGGCCTACAGGTAGGATGGACCGCTGACTTCCTCTTTGATGTGGATGGCACTTTGAATGAATCCATGAATAATTTTATAGGACGATTTCAAAGTATAAATTATCCCGGCATGGTCGGATCCGACAGTGATTTTGCATATCCGGTCCCGACTCCCATTCCCGGAGCAGTGTGGCTGCTCGGGGCAGGAATTGCAGGGCTTGCAGCCTTGAGACGCAGGATAAGATCATAA
- a CDS encoding glycosyltransferase family 2 protein, with translation MTNNYELSLVIPVYNEQDNLRKLMQEIDSALEPTNIPYEVIFVDDGSKDNSLAVLKDISSTYPKARYVAFAENRGQSAAFCAGFDEARAPRVATMDADLQNDPADLPAMYALYNEGHTMTIGWRQKRKDVWIKRVGSKIANAIRNRLTRETVKDTGCSLKIMDTAMVRAIPRFNGMHRFLPTLMKMQGASVAEMKVNHRPRFEGESKYGTLDRAIAGGYDLLGVRWLLGRHFSYSVKDRSDDK, from the coding sequence ATGACAAATAACTATGAACTCTCCCTCGTAATCCCTGTTTACAACGAACAGGACAATTTACGGAAACTGATGCAGGAAATTGACTCAGCCCTTGAGCCGACCAATATTCCCTACGAAGTTATATTTGTAGATGACGGCAGCAAAGATAACAGCCTTGCCGTTCTCAAAGATATTTCATCAACCTACCCCAAGGCCCGCTATGTTGCCTTTGCGGAAAACCGGGGCCAGTCCGCAGCCTTTTGCGCCGGGTTTGATGAAGCCCGCGCACCTCGGGTTGCCACCATGGATGCTGACCTGCAAAATGACCCTGCCGATCTTCCGGCCATGTATGCTCTTTACAATGAAGGACATACCATGACCATCGGCTGGCGTCAGAAACGCAAGGACGTATGGATCAAACGGGTCGGCTCCAAAATCGCCAATGCTATCCGTAACAGGCTGACCCGTGAAACCGTTAAGGACACAGGCTGCTCCCTTAAAATTATGGATACCGCCATGGTCCGGGCCATCCCCCGCTTCAACGGCATGCACCGTTTTTTGCCCACACTTATGAAAATGCAGGGCGCATCCGTTGCGGAAATGAAAGTCAACCACCGCCCCCGCTTTGAAGGCGAATCCAAATACGGCACCCTCGACCGGGCCATTGCCGGAGGATACGACCTGCTGGGCGTACGCTGGCTGCTGGGACGCCATTTTTCATACAGTGTAAAAGACCGCAGCGACGATAAATAA
- a CDS encoding TVP38/TMEM64 family protein, producing the protein MSAVSSESKVSVKALIKGLAMLAVMGISVYLIRYAGLADALDTHWMDTHVRSRGLTGVLTYVGLAAFFSAVGFPRQVICFMGGYAYGFALGTLLGTIGTGLGCAGAFIYSRLVGRSFIKRKFGARIQKVDDFLSRSPFNMALTIRFFPLGSNVVTNVLAGVTSIPALPFILGSTIGYLPQNMVFALFGSGVEVSSTIRMIMAVVLFVISTLLGFKIYRKYRNQAEAVIE; encoded by the coding sequence ATGAGTGCAGTAAGCAGCGAATCAAAAGTCAGTGTGAAAGCCTTGATTAAAGGTCTGGCCATGCTGGCGGTGATGGGGATTTCGGTTTACCTGATCAGGTATGCCGGACTGGCTGATGCCCTTGATACCCATTGGATGGACACACACGTGCGCTCTCGCGGCCTTACCGGAGTACTCACCTATGTGGGACTGGCGGCATTCTTTTCAGCTGTCGGCTTTCCCAGACAGGTGATCTGCTTCATGGGCGGATACGCGTACGGCTTCGCCCTTGGAACCCTGCTCGGAACTATCGGTACCGGACTCGGCTGCGCCGGGGCATTCATTTATTCCCGGTTGGTGGGCCGTTCCTTTATTAAAAGAAAGTTCGGTGCGCGCATCCAGAAAGTTGACGACTTCCTGAGCCGCAGCCCCTTTAACATGGCCCTGACTATCCGTTTCTTCCCGCTGGGGAGTAACGTGGTCACCAATGTGCTGGCAGGGGTAACAAGCATCCCGGCCCTGCCTTTTATACTCGGCTCCACTATCGGCTACCTGCCCCAAAACATGGTCTTTGCCCTGTTCGGCAGCGGTGTGGAAGTTTCATCCACCATCCGCATGATCATGGCCGTGGTGCTATTTGTCATCTCTACCCTCTTGGGATTCAAAATCTATCGCAAATATCGCAATCAGGCAGAAGCGGTCATAGAATAA
- a CDS encoding MoxR family ATPase, with amino-acid sequence MTPKLITKSLHTLIKTKQPVFLWGPPGVGKSQVVAQVANELDLELTDLRAVLLDPVDLRGLPRISDDGNASWCPPSFLPKDGKGILFLDELNAAPPLVQAACYQLVLDRKLGEYTLPEGWTVIAAGNRESDKAVTHRMPSALANRFVHLDFEVSTTDWLDWAAESSIAEELLAFIKFRPGLLHDFDPARNEKAFPSPRSWEFVSGIIKSTPSPEVEYELFKGTVGEGAAAEFSGFCKIYRKLPDPEFVLKSPDKVAIPEDPATTYALCESVASKAAPEYADSIMVFASRLPAEFAVLLVRNAVKKDRSIVESDGFNRWATANSDILF; translated from the coding sequence ATGACTCCAAAATTAATTACCAAGTCCTTGCATACGTTGATAAAGACCAAACAGCCTGTTTTCCTCTGGGGTCCTCCCGGAGTGGGAAAAAGTCAGGTTGTAGCCCAAGTTGCCAATGAACTTGATCTTGAACTGACCGACCTGCGCGCTGTCCTGCTTGATCCGGTGGATCTGCGCGGCCTGCCCCGCATTTCCGACGACGGCAATGCCAGTTGGTGTCCGCCCTCCTTTCTGCCCAAAGACGGTAAGGGAATCCTTTTTCTTGATGAACTTAACGCCGCCCCGCCGCTGGTACAGGCCGCCTGTTATCAGCTGGTCCTCGACCGTAAGCTGGGAGAATACACCCTACCTGAAGGATGGACCGTCATTGCCGCCGGTAACCGCGAGTCCGACAAGGCCGTAACACACCGTATGCCTTCAGCTCTTGCCAATCGCTTTGTACACCTTGATTTTGAAGTAAGCACTACGGATTGGCTCGACTGGGCTGCTGAAAGTAGTATTGCTGAAGAGCTGCTCGCCTTTATCAAATTCAGACCCGGCCTGCTGCACGATTTTGATCCGGCCCGCAATGAAAAAGCTTTCCCTTCTCCCCGCTCTTGGGAGTTCGTTTCCGGGATAATCAAATCCACCCCCTCCCCGGAAGTCGAATACGAACTATTCAAAGGAACGGTGGGCGAAGGAGCAGCAGCGGAATTCAGCGGCTTCTGCAAAATCTACCGCAAACTTCCCGATCCTGAATTCGTACTCAAATCACCGGACAAGGTAGCCATCCCCGAAGATCCGGCAACAACTTACGCTCTCTGCGAATCAGTGGCTTCCAAGGCCGCCCCGGAATATGCTGATTCTATCATGGTCTTTGCTTCAAGACTGCCTGCGGAGTTTGCAGTGCTGCTGGTGCGTAATGCGGTCAAGAAGGATCGTTCCATTGTTGAATCGGACGGATTCAACCGCTGGGCCACTGCCAACTCGGACATTCTTTTCTAG
- a CDS encoding VWA-like domain-containing protein — translation MNADRKLLKARADLLLQHPFFGSLCLRMEPQEDRTCDGTWTDGKIFAYNPHFVDKLSHEELQGVLAHTIMHPACQHHKRRGNRDERLWNMACDYSINWILLQAGFDLPEGFLDDEKYHGKNAEDIFTDLTKNFDQAGNPEIGKKQDGPKRIDVEYEDGDGEGNDLESGDDEERSQAGDDGDSSADGMDSEEIEDSEGNTDQEQSADPGGTGEIRDADEAESGDGDSGDETDKDWLLALAQATNQARDCGDLPGGLERLVEKLLYPKLDWRELLDRFISARARNDYAWAPPSRRHLHMGLYLPSLSTELLPEVVLAVDTSGSIAPQELEQFSAELSSILETYDTTIRVLWCDLEITGEQVFSRADLPLELEPQGGGGTDFRPVFNFIERKNIDPACLVYLSDMECGQFPEREPDYPVLWARTGGAGYAPPFGEMIDVC, via the coding sequence ATGAACGCTGACCGCAAACTGCTCAAGGCCCGCGCCGACCTGCTCCTACAGCACCCTTTTTTCGGTTCCCTCTGCCTGCGCATGGAACCGCAGGAAGACCGCACCTGTGATGGGACATGGACCGACGGCAAAATATTTGCCTACAACCCGCACTTCGTGGACAAACTTTCCCATGAAGAATTGCAGGGAGTTCTGGCCCATACCATCATGCACCCGGCCTGCCAGCATCACAAAAGACGCGGCAACCGCGACGAACGGTTATGGAACATGGCCTGCGACTACTCCATAAACTGGATTCTGCTGCAAGCTGGTTTCGATCTCCCCGAAGGATTTTTGGATGACGAGAAATACCATGGCAAAAATGCCGAGGATATTTTCACTGATCTGACCAAGAATTTCGATCAGGCCGGAAACCCTGAAATCGGCAAAAAACAGGACGGCCCTAAACGCATTGATGTTGAATACGAAGACGGCGATGGCGAAGGCAATGATCTTGAATCCGGTGATGATGAGGAACGTTCCCAAGCTGGCGATGATGGCGATTCATCCGCAGATGGCATGGATTCGGAGGAAATTGAAGATTCCGAGGGTAATACCGATCAGGAGCAATCCGCTGATCCCGGCGGAACCGGGGAAATCCGCGACGCAGACGAAGCGGAGTCCGGAGATGGAGATTCCGGTGATGAAACAGACAAGGATTGGCTGCTGGCTCTTGCACAGGCCACCAATCAGGCCCGAGATTGCGGAGATCTGCCCGGTGGCCTTGAACGGTTGGTGGAAAAGCTGCTCTACCCCAAATTAGACTGGCGGGAACTGCTGGACCGATTCATCAGTGCCCGGGCACGCAACGATTATGCCTGGGCCCCGCCCAGCCGCCGTCATCTGCATATGGGACTTTACCTGCCCTCTCTCTCAACAGAGCTGCTGCCCGAAGTAGTGCTGGCTGTGGATACATCAGGAAGCATCGCACCACAGGAGTTGGAGCAATTTTCAGCTGAGCTTTCATCTATCCTCGAAACATACGACACCACCATCCGGGTACTCTGGTGCGACCTTGAAATCACCGGGGAACAAGTTTTCAGCCGTGCGGATTTACCCCTTGAGCTAGAACCGCAAGGGGGCGGAGGAACAGATTTTCGTCCCGTCTTCAATTTTATTGAGCGCAAAAACATAGATCCGGCCTGTCTGGTCTATTTGAGTGACATGGAATGCGGGCAGTTTCCCGAGCGCGAACCGGACTACCCGGTACTCTGGGCCAGAACCGGCGGCGCAGGATATGCCCCGCCTTTCGGTGAAATGATTGATGTTTGTTAA
- a CDS encoding manganese efflux pump MntP family protein: MPFYEIFIISVALAMDAFTIAVACGLCMPEVSRRQNFRLSFHFGLFQALMPLLGWLAGLTVKSMVETYAPWISFFLLALVGGKMIQESFETDDSCETHKDPTKGFSLIFLSVATSLDALAVGLSFSIMDYPIAFPCVMIGITALVLTSFGLWLGKSFAKASSYSHIAERVGGGVLILIGLKLLLQ, translated from the coding sequence ATGCCGTTTTACGAAATATTCATTATCTCCGTGGCCCTTGCCATGGATGCTTTCACCATAGCCGTTGCCTGCGGACTGTGCATGCCGGAAGTGAGCAGACGCCAGAACTTCAGACTCTCCTTTCACTTCGGATTATTTCAGGCCCTGATGCCGCTTTTAGGCTGGCTGGCCGGATTGACTGTGAAATCCATGGTCGAAACCTATGCCCCGTGGATTTCCTTTTTCCTGCTTGCACTCGTAGGCGGTAAAATGATTCAGGAATCCTTTGAAACCGACGATTCATGCGAGACACACAAGGACCCCACCAAAGGCTTTTCCTTGATCTTTCTGTCTGTTGCCACCAGCCTTGATGCATTAGCCGTGGGACTTTCCTTTTCCATTATGGATTACCCCATTGCATTTCCCTGCGTCATGATCGGGATTACCGCGCTGGTGCTGACTTCATTCGGGCTCTGGCTTGGAAAATCATTTGCAAAGGCTTCCAGCTACAGCCACATTGCAGAAAGGGTCGGCGGCGGCGTGCTTATTTTGATCGGCCTGAAACTCCTCTTACAGTAA
- a CDS encoding YheT family hydrolase: MPLLQPPPYKPKFPLQSGHIQTIFPRLFRKVSLPPVIKRRIETPDGDFLDIDWHLASSSRLAVIAHGLEGNARRPYVLGMARALVLAGWDCITYNFRGCSRDMNRKPGMYHSGDTRDLHTVLEYGLDHGIYEDAALVGFSMGGNHVLKYLGENPDKVPAKVKRAIGISVPCDLEASAVRLCDRSNFIYTSYFLRSLKQKIKLKHKQFPDLYPLDKLPSIKNIVDFDNAYTAPINGFADATDYYRRSSCNQYLKNIKVPSLVLSAKDDPFLTPECYPIQEAENSQVLSLQITNFGGHVGFADLPMEKQLWSENRTVRFLNT, encoded by the coding sequence ATGCCTTTATTGCAACCCCCTCCCTATAAACCTAAATTTCCTCTCCAATCCGGTCATATCCAAACAATATTTCCTCGACTTTTCCGGAAAGTCAGCCTCCCGCCTGTAATAAAACGAAGAATTGAAACTCCTGACGGCGACTTTCTTGATATTGACTGGCACCTTGCAAGCAGCTCACGCCTTGCCGTTATTGCCCATGGCCTTGAAGGCAATGCCCGCAGACCTTACGTGCTCGGCATGGCCCGTGCTCTTGTGCTCGCCGGTTGGGATTGCATTACCTACAACTTCCGTGGATGCAGCCGCGACATGAACAGAAAACCCGGTATGTACCACAGCGGTGACACCCGGGACCTGCATACCGTTCTTGAATACGGTTTAGATCATGGAATATACGAAGATGCAGCCCTCGTAGGCTTCAGCATGGGCGGAAACCATGTATTGAAATATCTGGGTGAAAACCCCGACAAAGTTCCGGCCAAAGTAAAGCGGGCTATCGGAATTTCAGTACCCTGCGACCTTGAGGCGTCCGCTGTCAGGCTTTGCGATAGATCCAATTTCATCTACACCAGTTATTTTTTGCGATCGTTGAAGCAGAAAATCAAACTTAAACACAAACAATTCCCGGACCTTTACCCTCTCGACAAGCTTCCTTCCATCAAAAATATTGTTGATTTCGACAACGCATACACCGCACCCATCAACGGCTTTGCAGATGCTACCGACTACTACCGCAGGTCATCCTGCAATCAGTACCTCAAAAATATCAAAGTCCCTTCACTGGTCCTGAGTGCCAAGGACGACCCCTTTTTGACCCCTGAGTGCTATCCCATTCAGGAAGCTGAAAACAGTCAAGTGCTGTCCCTACAAATCACCAACTTCGGAGGGCACGTGGGATTTGCAGACCTCCCCATGGAAAAGCAGCTCTGGTCGGAAAACAGAACGGTAAGATTCCTGAATACATAA
- a CDS encoding Hpt domain-containing protein, with protein MDSELIETVKEHLLEKAGMPNEKLVDFLKETSVYLKGIMDALDEGIDEGRFEIVVSSAHTLKGSLSNLGLEELSQIAGNLEAAAVNTSPLYLSCYHMRLRKGLITLLDYADKN; from the coding sequence ATGGATTCAGAACTTATTGAGACCGTTAAAGAACACCTGCTTGAGAAGGCAGGTATGCCTAATGAAAAACTGGTTGATTTTTTGAAAGAAACATCAGTCTATCTGAAGGGGATTATGGACGCTCTTGATGAGGGGATCGATGAAGGTCGTTTTGAGATAGTAGTTTCCAGTGCCCATACTTTAAAGGGGAGTCTGAGCAATCTCGGTCTTGAAGAGTTGAGTCAGATTGCGGGAAATTTGGAAGCTGCCGCTGTCAACACTTCTCCTCTATATTTGAGTTGTTACCATATGCGATTACGCAAGGGACTTATTACCCTGCTTGATTATGCTGATAAAAACTAA
- a CDS encoding methyl-accepting chemotaxis protein, which produces MGAIRDVTNLGVGNTEKIMLQDQKDKIKVATQSMALSIGQEIKYFTDKEERLQFIREALDPVRFEKDGSGYFFVYRGTVNMVMPPKKSLQGKDLAGLKDQNGLLVIQEINKVANSGGGFVKYFFEKPGSGVQPKISYAMMIPGTDMWIGTGVYIDNIEVETGKMGDAMRESADGFTMKIVFGAGAVLLLIVLPLSIYLIRSIVNPLVESTKAATEVAEGNLDVSLNPEGRNEISTLQRALNTMVETLSSNLESIKSKEAEAQEQARIAEGAAAQAREAQIKAEGAKKEGMLAAANRLQEVIDRVSSITNEVSSNAEEIQRGSEFQKQRVAETATAMEEMNVTVLEVAKNATETNESSARSMEKASEGAKVVQGVIDAMGNIQERTAKLKDSMEHLDAQAVDIGNVLGVINDIADQTNLLALNAAIEAARAGDAGRGFAVVADEVRKLAEKTIGATEEVETSINSIQKLARENVKGMDSTVDAVESATELSRSSGEMLDEIVELAAGSADQVRSIATAAEEQSATSDEINRSVGEIDSMTEENAHNSQLAAEGTRSLTAEVQELLNLVEELRSEE; this is translated from the coding sequence ATGGGTGCTATTCGGGATGTTACTAATCTTGGTGTGGGTAATACTGAAAAGATAATGCTTCAGGACCAGAAGGATAAGATCAAGGTCGCTACTCAGAGTATGGCTTTGTCTATTGGACAGGAAATCAAGTATTTTACCGATAAGGAAGAGCGACTTCAGTTTATTCGTGAAGCACTTGACCCAGTTCGTTTTGAGAAGGACGGTTCCGGCTATTTCTTTGTTTACAGGGGCACCGTGAATATGGTTATGCCGCCCAAGAAGTCCCTGCAAGGCAAGGATCTGGCGGGACTTAAGGACCAAAACGGACTGCTTGTTATTCAGGAGATTAACAAGGTTGCCAATTCTGGCGGCGGTTTTGTGAAGTACTTCTTTGAAAAGCCCGGATCCGGGGTGCAGCCTAAGATCAGTTACGCCATGATGATTCCCGGTACTGATATGTGGATCGGAACCGGAGTCTATATTGATAATATTGAAGTGGAAACCGGGAAGATGGGTGATGCCATGAGGGAAAGTGCCGATGGCTTTACCATGAAGATCGTTTTCGGTGCAGGAGCTGTTCTGTTGCTGATAGTTCTTCCTCTTTCCATTTACCTGATCCGTTCAATAGTGAATCCTCTTGTTGAGTCCACCAAGGCCGCCACTGAAGTTGCTGAGGGAAATCTTGATGTTTCCCTTAACCCTGAAGGGCGAAATGAAATCTCTACCTTGCAGAGAGCTTTGAATACCATGGTGGAAACCTTGTCATCCAACCTTGAAAGTATCAAGTCCAAGGAAGCCGAGGCTCAGGAGCAGGCCCGCATCGCCGAAGGTGCTGCTGCCCAGGCCCGTGAGGCCCAGATAAAGGCTGAAGGTGCCAAGAAGGAAGGTATGCTTGCTGCGGCAAACAGGTTGCAGGAAGTTATTGACCGTGTATCAAGTATTACCAACGAGGTTTCCAGCAATGCTGAGGAAATCCAGCGCGGTAGTGAATTCCAGAAGCAGCGTGTTGCGGAAACCGCAACCGCCATGGAAGAGATGAACGTGACTGTCCTTGAAGTTGCCAAGAATGCTACTGAAACCAATGAGAGTTCTGCAAGGTCCATGGAAAAGGCCAGCGAAGGAGCCAAGGTGGTTCAGGGTGTTATTGACGCAATGGGCAATATTCAGGAGCGTACTGCAAAGCTTAAGGATTCCATGGAGCATCTTGATGCTCAGGCCGTGGATATCGGTAATGTCCTTGGTGTGATTAATGACATTGCAGACCAGACCAATCTGCTGGCCCTGAACGCCGCTATCGAGGCTGCCCGTGCCGGTGATGCCGGTAGGGGGTTCGCTGTTGTGGCAGACGAAGTTCGCAAGCTTGCTGAAAAGACAATCGGTGCCACCGAGGAAGTCGAAACTAGTATCAATTCCATTCAGAAGCTGGCCCGTGAAAATGTTAAGGGTATGGACTCCACGGTTGATGCTGTGGAAAGTGCTACTGAGCTTTCACGGTCCTCCGGTGAAATGCTGGATGAAATTGTCGAGCTGGCCGCAGGTTCCGCTGATCAGGTGCGCTCCATAGCCACCGCAGCGGAGGAACAGTCTGCTACTTCTGATGAAATCAACCGCAGTGTCGGTGAAATTGATTCCATGACTGAAGAGAATGCTCATAATAGCCAGTTGGCAGCGGAAGGAACCCGTTCGCTTACTGCTGAAGTTCAGGAACTTCTCAATCTGGTTGAAGAATTGCGTAGTGAAGAGTAA
- a CDS encoding Dabb family protein — protein sequence MIKHIVMWNLKEEAAGATAAENGVKIKEMIEALNGKINELKHVEVSVDVFESTQKWNIVLYSEFDSKEDLQAYAVHPLHQECVAFIKEVVSSRDAIDYVI from the coding sequence ATGATTAAACATATTGTAATGTGGAATCTTAAAGAGGAAGCTGCCGGAGCAACTGCTGCGGAAAACGGGGTTAAGATCAAAGAAATGATTGAGGCCCTGAACGGTAAGATTAATGAACTCAAGCATGTTGAAGTAAGTGTGGATGTTTTCGAATCCACACAGAAGTGGAATATCGTGCTTTATTCTGAATTTGACAGCAAAGAAGATCTACAGGCTTATGCTGTCCATCCTCTGCATCAGGAATGCGTTGCATTTATCAAGGAAGTTGTATCTTCCCGTGATGCGATTGATTATGTAATCTAG